CGCGCCTCGTGTGGGACCTCGCCGACCGGGCGGGCAGCCGGTGGGTGGTGCCGTTCGGTGCGTCCGGCGTGCCCGGGGACGCCCACCACGACGACCAGGCGCCGTCCTGGCTGGCCGGCGACCTGCTGCCGGTGACCACCGACTGGGACCAACTCACCGAGGAGCGAGATGACCGCTGACCGCACCACCGCCCTGCCGCGCGGCGCGACCGGCCCGCACCACCACGACCGGGGCGTGCCCGGGTTCGGCCGGGTCACCGTCCGGCCGGTCGACCCCGACGGCGACGTCGACCTGCTGCACGGCTGGGTGACCCAGGAGCGGGCCCGCTTCTGGGGCATGCGGGAGGCCAGCCGGGAGCGGGTCCGGGAGATCTACGCCTACCTGGACTCGCTGGACACCCACCACGCCTACCTGGTGCACCGCGACGGGCGACCGGCGGCGCTGCTGCAGACGTACGAGCCGGGGGCCGACCCGGTCGGCGCGTGCTATCCGGTCCGGGCCGGTGACTTCGGTCTGCACCTGCTGATCGGCCCGCCGACGGCGGTCGAACCCGGCTTCACCGGGACGCTGGTCGGCGCGCTGCTCGACTTCGTGTGGGCCGAGCCGGGGCGGCGGCGGCTGGTGGTGGACCCGGACGCCCGCAACGAGCGGGCCATCGTCCGGTTCGTCCGCATCGGTTTCCAACCCGGTCCGCTGGTCGACCTGCCGGAGAAGCGCGCCCAGCTGCTCTTCCTGGACCGGCCGTCCGCCGACGCCGCCTGACCGCCCCGGCGGGGCGCCTCCCGTCAGGGGATGGTCACGCCGTACGCCGCGAGGATCTCCTGGATCGGCTGGTAGTAGGTGGTGCCGCCGCTGGTGCAGTTGCCGCTGCCCCCGGAGAGGATGCCGACGATCCGGCCGGTCGAGGCGACGTAGAGGGGGCCGCCGCTGTCGCCCGGCTCGGCGCAGATGTTGGTCCGGATCAGCCCGGACACCGAGCCCTGCGCGTAGTTGACGGTCTGGTTCAGCCCCGTCACGGTGCCGCAGCGCACGCCCGTGGTCGACCCGCTGCGGCAGACCGCCAGGCCGATGGTCGCGTTCGTGGTGCCGTTGACGGTGAGCTGACCGGGATAGGTGTGGACGGCGCTGGGGCGCGGGATCGTCCCGGTGTAGCG
This genomic stretch from Micromonospora krabiensis harbors:
- a CDS encoding GNAT family N-acetyltransferase — its product is MTADRTTALPRGATGPHHHDRGVPGFGRVTVRPVDPDGDVDLLHGWVTQERARFWGMREASRERVREIYAYLDSLDTHHAYLVHRDGRPAALLQTYEPGADPVGACYPVRAGDFGLHLLIGPPTAVEPGFTGTLVGALLDFVWAEPGRRRLVVDPDARNERAIVRFVRIGFQPGPLVDLPEKRAQLLFLDRPSADAA